The Streptomyces sp. NBC_00440 genome contains a region encoding:
- a CDS encoding D-2-hydroxyacid dehydrogenase produces MPEPAAQSAEPTLLVLDADPPPRLGKLAGRANIVHADAHTLGDQLPYADVLLVWDFLSDAVRRAWPGEGPRPRWVHTASAGVDHLISPELAASDTVVTNARGIFDQPIAEYVAGLVLAFAKDLPGTLELQRRRRWQHRETRRVAGTRAVVVGSGPIGRAITTTLKALGVRVALVGRTARGQVHGQDELDLLLPRADWVVCAAPLTDATRGMFDAHAFGTMQPSAHFINVGRGALVVEDDLAEALGKRWLAGAALDVFAEEPLPSGSPLWDVPDLVISPHMSGDTVGWRDDLGEQFLDLYDKWANGEPLPNVVDKKRGYVHSHD; encoded by the coding sequence ATGCCCGAACCCGCTGCACAGAGCGCTGAACCGACCCTTCTCGTGCTGGACGCCGACCCCCCTCCGCGCCTCGGGAAACTTGCCGGCCGGGCGAACATCGTGCACGCCGACGCCCACACCCTCGGCGACCAACTCCCCTACGCGGACGTATTGCTGGTCTGGGACTTCCTCTCCGACGCGGTCCGCAGAGCGTGGCCGGGCGAGGGTCCGCGCCCCCGCTGGGTGCATACCGCGAGCGCCGGGGTGGACCACCTCATCTCCCCCGAACTGGCCGCTTCGGACACCGTGGTCACCAATGCCCGCGGGATCTTCGACCAGCCGATCGCGGAGTATGTCGCGGGCCTCGTCCTCGCCTTCGCCAAGGACCTCCCCGGCACGCTGGAGCTCCAGCGCCGGCGGCGCTGGCAGCACCGTGAGACCCGTCGCGTCGCCGGGACGCGGGCGGTGGTGGTCGGGTCGGGGCCCATCGGCCGGGCGATCACCACCACGCTGAAGGCGCTCGGGGTGCGGGTGGCGCTGGTCGGACGGACCGCGCGCGGTCAGGTGCACGGCCAGGACGAGCTCGATCTGCTGCTGCCCCGCGCCGACTGGGTGGTCTGCGCCGCGCCGCTCACCGACGCCACCCGCGGCATGTTCGACGCGCACGCCTTCGGCACCATGCAGCCGTCCGCGCACTTCATCAACGTGGGGCGCGGAGCGCTCGTCGTCGAGGACGACCTGGCCGAGGCGCTCGGGAAGCGCTGGCTGGCCGGCGCGGCGCTCGATGTCTTCGCGGAGGAGCCGCTGCCCTCCGGCAGCCCGCTCTGGGACGTCCCCGACCTGGTGATCTCGCCGCACATGAGCGGCGACACCGTGGGCTGGCGCGACGACCTCGGCGAGCAGTTCCTCGATCTGTACGACAAGTGGGCGAACGGGGAGCCCCTGCCGAACGTGGTCGATAAGAAACGTGGGTACGTCCACAGCCATGACTGA
- a CDS encoding amidase produces MTELCDLTARQLLAGYRKSSFTPVDVARAVLQRAEVVQPEVNAFVRIDSAAALEQAAASAARWRAGEPQGLLDGVPVTVKDILLLRGEPTLRGSRTVRPDGSWDEDAPSVARLREHGAVFVGKTTTPEFGWKGVTDSPQHGVTRNPYDTTRTSGGSSGGTAAAVALGAGPMGLGTDGGGSVRIPASFCGIFGLKPTYGRVPLYPASAFGTLAHVGPMTRDAADAALMMDVISGPDPRDWSQLAPPDGSLRAALDGGVKGLRIAYSPAFGGQVAVDPAVASAVRHAVSRLAELGAYVEETDPDLTDPVAAFHTLWFSGAARVAEHLNREQRELLDPGLREVVAEGERYSALDYLAAVDVRMELGRRMGLFHQQYDLLVTPTLPITAFEAGLEAPRDSGHRRWTGWTPFTYPFNLTQQPAATVPCGTDAAGLPVGVQLVGARHADAVVLRAAHTLYEAGVAAGVAAP; encoded by the coding sequence ATGACTGAGCTCTGCGACCTCACCGCCCGACAACTCCTGGCCGGTTACCGGAAGAGCAGCTTCACCCCGGTCGACGTGGCCCGCGCCGTGCTGCAGAGGGCCGAGGTGGTCCAGCCCGAAGTGAACGCCTTCGTCCGGATCGACTCGGCCGCCGCCCTGGAACAGGCCGCGGCGTCGGCGGCGCGCTGGCGCGCGGGAGAGCCGCAGGGGCTGCTGGACGGTGTGCCGGTCACGGTCAAGGACATCCTGCTGCTGCGCGGGGAGCCGACGCTGCGCGGGTCGAGGACCGTACGGCCGGACGGGAGCTGGGACGAGGACGCGCCGTCGGTGGCCCGGCTGCGGGAGCACGGCGCGGTCTTCGTCGGCAAGACGACGACGCCCGAGTTCGGCTGGAAGGGCGTCACCGACTCGCCGCAGCACGGGGTGACCCGCAATCCGTACGACACCACCCGCACATCGGGCGGATCGAGCGGCGGGACGGCGGCGGCGGTGGCGCTCGGGGCAGGGCCGATGGGTCTGGGGACGGACGGCGGGGGCTCGGTCCGCATCCCGGCGTCGTTCTGCGGGATCTTCGGTCTGAAGCCGACGTACGGACGGGTCCCCCTCTATCCGGCGAGCGCCTTCGGGACGCTCGCGCATGTCGGGCCGATGACCCGGGACGCGGCGGACGCGGCACTGATGATGGATGTGATCAGCGGCCCCGACCCGCGCGACTGGTCGCAGCTGGCCCCGCCCGACGGCAGCCTGCGCGCCGCTCTCGACGGCGGGGTGAAGGGGCTGCGGATCGCGTACTCGCCGGCCTTCGGCGGCCAGGTCGCGGTCGACCCCGCGGTGGCGTCGGCGGTCCGGCACGCCGTGAGCCGCCTCGCCGAGCTGGGGGCGTACGTCGAGGAGACCGATCCCGACCTCACCGATCCGGTCGCCGCCTTCCACACCCTGTGGTTCAGCGGGGCTGCCCGGGTGGCGGAGCATCTGAACCGCGAGCAGCGCGAGCTGCTGGACCCGGGTCTGCGGGAGGTCGTCGCGGAGGGCGAGCGGTACTCGGCGCTGGACTATCTGGCGGCCGTGGACGTACGGATGGAGCTGGGCCGGCGCATGGGCCTCTTCCACCAGCAGTACGACCTGCTGGTCACCCCGACCCTGCCGATCACCGCCTTCGAGGCGGGGCTTGAGGCCCCCCGGGACTCGGGGCACCGGCGCTGGACGGGGTGGACCCCGTTCACGTACCCGTTCAACCTGACCCAGCAGCCCGCGGCCACGGTGCCCTGCGGGACGGACGCGGCGGGACTGCCGGTCGGGGTGCAGCTGGTGGGCGCACGCCACGCGGACGCGGTGGTACTGCGGGCCGCTCACACGCTGTACGAGGCGGGGGTGGCCGCAGGGGTGGCCGCTCCGTAA
- a CDS encoding DUF3830 family protein: MSDRFVELSLDKRGVSCTAKLLDDKAPVTCAAVWDALPLGGDVYHAKYARNEIYTLVPGFAPQEPPLENPTVTPIPGDLCYFTFSETVLGTDSYGYETAADHRGRTTVVDLALFYERNNLLINGDTGWVPGIVWGTVVDGLDRMADACQDLWRSGATGETLNFRRA, translated from the coding sequence ATGAGCGATCGATTCGTGGAACTGTCCCTCGACAAGCGCGGTGTGAGCTGCACGGCGAAGCTCCTCGACGACAAGGCGCCGGTGACCTGTGCGGCGGTGTGGGACGCGCTCCCGCTGGGCGGGGACGTCTATCACGCGAAGTACGCGCGCAACGAGATCTACACCCTGGTCCCCGGCTTCGCGCCGCAGGAGCCACCACTGGAGAACCCGACGGTCACCCCCATTCCGGGGGATCTGTGCTACTTCACCTTCTCCGAGACGGTGTTGGGGACGGATTCGTACGGATACGAGACGGCGGCCGACCACCGCGGGCGTACCACGGTGGTCGACCTGGCCCTGTTCTACGAGCGGAACAATCTGCTCATCAACGGGGACACCGGCTGGGTGCCGGGGATCGTGTGGGGCACGGTGGTGGACGGGCTCGACCGGATGGCGGACGCGTGCCAGGACCTCTGGCGGTCCGGCGCGACGGGCGAAACGCTCAACTTCCGCCGGGCGTAG